One window from the genome of Oryzomonas sagensis encodes:
- the secE gene encoding preprotein translocase subunit SecE, whose product MQNVKTFLESVKVELGKVTWPTRKETMATTGVVVVIIFLISIYLGACDIVLAKLMRLILG is encoded by the coding sequence GTGCAAAACGTAAAAACTTTTCTCGAATCGGTTAAGGTTGAGCTGGGTAAGGTTACCTGGCCAACCCGTAAGGAAACTATGGCCACAACCGGAGTTGTGGTGGTCATTATCTTTCTTATCTCGATTTACCTGGGGGCTTGCGATATCGTCCTGGCCAAGCTGATGCGGCTTATACTGGGATAA
- the nusG gene encoding transcription termination/antitermination protein NusG, whose amino-acid sequence MSKKWYGVHTYSGFENKVRLNLAERVKNEGVEELFEEILIPSETVVELKKGEKKTSSRKFFPGYILVKMELTDETWHIVKETAKVTGFVGGNTPFPISDEEVNKISRRMEEGAEKPRPKVQFEVGETVRVVDGPFLNFSGIVEDVKPDKGKLRVTVTIFGRATPVELEFMQVEKN is encoded by the coding sequence ATGTCCAAAAAGTGGTATGGGGTTCACACCTATTCAGGTTTTGAAAATAAAGTCAGGCTGAACCTGGCTGAGCGCGTAAAGAACGAAGGCGTGGAGGAACTTTTTGAAGAGATTCTGATCCCTTCCGAAACCGTCGTTGAATTGAAAAAAGGTGAAAAGAAGACCTCTTCCCGCAAGTTTTTTCCCGGGTATATCCTCGTCAAGATGGAGTTGACCGACGAGACGTGGCACATCGTCAAGGAAACAGCCAAGGTTACCGGCTTTGTGGGCGGCAATACGCCGTTTCCCATTAGTGATGAAGAAGTGAACAAGATTTCCCGCCGGATGGAGGAGGGCGCCGAAAAACCGCGGCCGAAGGTGCAGTTTGAAGTCGGTGAGACCGTCAGGGTCGTGGATGGTCCTTTCCTCAATTTCTCCGGTATTGTTGAAGACGTCAAGCCGGACAAGGGCAAGTTGCGCGTTACGGTTACGATTTTCGGCCGGGCGACCCCGGTCGAGTTGGAATTCATGCAGGTGGAAAAGAATTAA
- the rplK gene encoding 50S ribosomal protein L11 — protein MAKKITGYIKLQVPAGKANPSPPIGPALGQHGVNIMEFCKAFNAKTQADEGTITPVVITVYADRSFTFITKTPPVPVLIKKALGIASGSAVPNKTKVGKLTKAQVEEIAKKKMPDLNAASVEAAMRTVEGTARSMGVDIV, from the coding sequence ATGGCAAAGAAGATCACAGGTTATATCAAGCTGCAAGTACCCGCCGGCAAGGCTAATCCTTCACCTCCCATCGGGCCGGCGCTTGGTCAGCACGGCGTCAACATCATGGAATTCTGCAAGGCGTTCAACGCCAAGACCCAGGCGGATGAGGGCACCATTACTCCGGTTGTCATCACGGTCTATGCCGACCGTTCCTTCACGTTCATCACCAAGACGCCTCCGGTCCCTGTCCTGATCAAGAAGGCTTTGGGCATTGCGAGCGGTTCCGCCGTTCCCAATAAGACCAAAGTCGGCAAGCTGACCAAGGCCCAGGTTGAAGAAATTGCCAAAAAGAAGATGCCGGACCTCAACGCCGCTTCCGTGGAAGCCGCCATGAGAACCGTTGAAGGGACTGCCCGCTCCATGGGCGTCGATATCGTCTAG
- the rplA gene encoding 50S ribosomal protein L1, translating to MSKSAKKHTAAMSQIDRTKVYPLGAALDVVKQTAYVKFDETVDLAVKLGVDPRHADQMVRGAVVLPNGLGKNVRVLVFAKGEKEKEALEAGADYVGSDDLVAKIQDGWFEFDTAIATPDMMGVVGKIGKLLGPRGLMPNPKVGTVTFEIGKAVKECKAGKVEFRVEKAGIVHAPVGKVSFDVESLKGNVLALVEALVKAKPSAAKGTYIKKISLSSTMGAGINLDISEVTAQI from the coding sequence ATGTCGAAGAGCGCGAAAAAGCATACGGCGGCGATGTCTCAGATAGACAGAACCAAGGTGTACCCCCTTGGGGCTGCCCTTGATGTTGTCAAGCAGACCGCCTATGTCAAATTTGACGAAACCGTCGATCTCGCCGTGAAGCTGGGCGTTGATCCTCGCCATGCCGATCAGATGGTCCGTGGGGCGGTGGTGTTGCCCAATGGTCTGGGCAAGAATGTGCGTGTTCTCGTGTTTGCCAAAGGGGAGAAGGAAAAAGAGGCCCTCGAGGCAGGCGCAGACTACGTCGGTTCCGACGACCTGGTGGCGAAGATCCAGGATGGGTGGTTTGAGTTCGACACCGCCATTGCCACACCGGACATGATGGGTGTGGTCGGCAAGATCGGCAAGCTGCTCGGTCCCCGCGGCCTGATGCCGAACCCCAAGGTCGGCACCGTCACGTTCGAGATCGGTAAAGCGGTAAAAGAGTGCAAGGCCGGTAAGGTCGAGTTCCGCGTCGAGAAGGCCGGTATCGTCCACGCCCCGGTAGGGAAGGTGTCCTTCGACGTCGAAAGCCTCAAGGGCAACGTGCTGGCGCTCGTTGAAGCGCTGGTCAAGGCCAAGCCTTCCGCCGCCAAAGGTACCTATATCAAGAAGATTTCCCTCTCCTCCACCATGGGGGCCGGGATTAACCTCGATATCAGCGAAGTGACGGCACAGATATAG
- the rplJ gene encoding 50S ribosomal protein L10 produces the protein MNKNSKQELVTEMHERLTRAKAVFLADFRGMSVGQATSLRNELRGASVEYKVFKNTLLDLAAKGTEAEPLSPYLAGPTAVAITYDDPVSAAKVLSKFAKDPQGKFVLKAGVLSGKLLDVKQIQALAELPSREVLIAKMLGSMQAPATNFVGVLAALPSSLVRALDAIRAQKAGN, from the coding sequence TTGAACAAGAATAGCAAGCAGGAACTGGTAACCGAGATGCATGAGCGGCTCACACGAGCCAAGGCGGTTTTTTTGGCTGATTTCCGCGGCATGAGCGTGGGACAGGCCACCAGCCTTCGTAACGAATTGCGCGGCGCATCGGTTGAGTACAAGGTATTCAAGAATACCCTGCTCGATCTTGCCGCCAAGGGTACGGAAGCCGAACCGCTCAGCCCCTACCTGGCAGGACCGACCGCGGTCGCCATCACGTATGACGATCCGGTCAGCGCCGCCAAGGTGCTCAGCAAGTTTGCCAAGGACCCCCAGGGCAAATTTGTCCTGAAGGCTGGCGTTCTTTCCGGTAAATTGCTGGATGTGAAACAGATCCAGGCGTTGGCAGAACTGCCCTCGCGTGAAGTCCTCATCGCCAAGATGCTGGGTTCCATGCAGGCACCCGCCACCAACTTTGTCGGCGTGCTCGCAGCGCTGCCGAGCTCACTGGTTCGCGCCCTGGATGCCATTCGCGCCCAGAAAGCCGGAAACTAA
- the rplL gene encoding 50S ribosomal protein L7/L12, which yields MAITKEEVISFIENMTVLELSELVKELEDKFGVSAAAPVAVAAAAGPAASAEPAEEKTEFDVILKAAGANKINVIKVVRALTSLGLKEAKDLVDGAPGTVKTGISKQEAEEAKKQLVEAGAEVEIK from the coding sequence ATGGCTATCACCAAGGAAGAAGTAATCAGCTTTATCGAAAATATGACCGTTCTGGAACTTTCCGAACTTGTTAAAGAACTTGAAGACAAATTCGGCGTGTCCGCTGCCGCTCCGGTTGCCGTTGCCGCTGCTGCCGGTCCTGCCGCCTCCGCTGAGCCTGCTGAAGAGAAAACCGAATTCGACGTTATTCTCAAGGCTGCCGGCGCCAACAAGATCAATGTCATCAAGGTTGTCCGCGCACTGACCAGCCTCGGCCTGAAGGAAGCCAAAGACCTGGTTGACGGCGCCCCCGGCACCGTGAAAACCGGCATTTCCAAGCAGGAAGCCGAAGAAGCCAAAAAACAGCTGGTTGAAGCCGGCGCCGAAGTAGAGATCAAATAG
- the rpoB gene encoding DNA-directed RNA polymerase subunit beta, with protein MAYSIANNHLLRKNFAKIKNIIDIPNLIDIQKNSYHRFLQQEVAPESRKNIGLEAVFRSVFPIKDFSESASLEYVSYTLNKPKYDVEECHQRGMTFAAPMKVKVRLVIWESGKETGVRAIKDIKEQEVYFGEIPLMTDNGTFIINGTERVIVSQLHRSPGVFYDHDKGKTHSSGKVLYSARVIPYRGSWLDFEFDHKDILYVRIDRRRKMPATVLLKALGYSVEQLLNYYYSSEEIFVNGESLSKSIDPELLTLQKSTVDVVDPKNGEVIVKANRKYTKASIKKLFEHGIKTVPVAADGVIGRYASADVIDPATGEILVECNEEVTAAKFDEIVARGVRSFSVLFIDNLHITSSFRDTLLIDKVSSTDEALIEIYRRLRPGDPPTLKSSLALFDNLFFNPERYDLSAVGRLKLNYKLGLKVWPDCTVLNAPSMLAVEDFLNPQELVSRLVKGEDQFSQYLMMKLPAELVKTLKKCDLSQPVPEKLVEQLVQEFNNLFKDHDFFQKDVFAPLPLGAATVKLSELIDQGVFDENRRAIEILRRNRMLFEDLYADLIAASSKNDILEIVRYLIDLKNGRGTIDDIDHLGNRRVRAVGELLENQYRIGLVRMERAIKERMSLQEVENLMPHDLINSKPVSAVVKEFFGSSQLSQFMDQTNPLSEVTHKRRLSALGPGGLTRERAGFEVRDVHPTHYGRVCPIETPEGPNIGLIASLSTYARINEHGFVETPYRIVEDGKLTSDVRFFSALEEEGHAIAQANAEVDKNGRFVNDYVTARKSGEFILVHREEIELMDVAPKQLVSVAAALIPFLENDDANRALMGSNMQRQAVPLLRADSPLVGTGMERIVAKDSGVSVIARHKGEVESVDASRIVIKIDDDELDETGTGVDIYNMIKFARSNQNTCINNRPVVKVGDKIKRGDVIADGPSTDMGELALGQNIVVAFMPWGGYNYEDSILVSEKMVKEDRYTSIHIEEFECVARDTKLGKEEITSDIPNLGEETLKDLDESGIIRIGAEVRPGDILVGKITPKGETQLSPEEKLLRAIFGEKAGDVRDTSLTVPPGVEGTVIGAKIFSRKGNDKDARTELIEKAEENKLRKDEQDEIRIIRDSAVGKLKRLLVGKTLAVKLEDGEGMLILAKGKKITEETLDGVAMERWAGISVSDEGDTDEKVSQVLDTLNRQIDLIHNVFDDKIQKLKRGDDLPPGVIKMVKVYIAIKRKLQVGDKMAGRHGNKGVVSRILPEEDMPYMEDGRPVEIVLNPLGVPSRMNVGQIIETHLGWAAKGIGWKIEEMLQKHLSEDNLKAYLKDAYDDADFTHFIDTLDQEELLKVCRRLQRGIPMASPVFEGASENKIKGMLKKAGFHSSGQVTLFDGRTGDPFKHKVTVGVMYFLKLHHLVDDKIHARSIGPYSLVTQQPLGGKAQFGGQRLGEMEVWAMEAYGASYALQEFLTVKSDDVSGRTRMYEAIVKGKHTLEPGLPESFNVLIKELQSLCLDVELLEGDEE; from the coding sequence ATGGCTTATTCGATCGCCAATAACCACTTGTTGCGTAAAAACTTTGCCAAGATTAAAAATATCATTGATATTCCCAATCTGATCGACATACAAAAAAACTCCTACCACCGTTTCCTGCAACAGGAGGTTGCGCCCGAATCCCGGAAAAACATCGGCCTCGAAGCCGTTTTCAGAAGCGTGTTCCCCATCAAGGACTTCAGTGAAAGTGCGTCGCTGGAGTACGTTTCCTATACCCTCAATAAGCCGAAATATGATGTGGAAGAGTGTCATCAACGCGGGATGACCTTTGCTGCGCCCATGAAGGTCAAGGTGCGCCTGGTCATCTGGGAATCCGGCAAGGAAACCGGCGTCAGGGCGATCAAGGATATCAAGGAGCAGGAGGTCTACTTCGGCGAAATTCCGTTGATGACCGATAACGGGACGTTCATCATCAACGGCACGGAACGTGTCATTGTCAGCCAGCTGCACCGCTCCCCCGGCGTTTTTTACGATCACGACAAGGGCAAGACCCACTCCAGCGGCAAAGTTCTCTACTCGGCAAGGGTGATCCCGTACCGCGGATCATGGCTTGATTTCGAGTTTGATCATAAAGACATTCTCTATGTACGTATCGACCGTCGGCGCAAGATGCCGGCAACGGTACTGCTCAAGGCATTGGGCTATTCAGTTGAGCAGCTTCTCAACTATTACTACAGCAGTGAAGAAATTTTCGTCAACGGCGAGTCCCTCTCCAAGAGTATCGATCCCGAACTGCTCACCCTGCAGAAGTCCACGGTGGATGTGGTTGACCCCAAAAACGGCGAGGTAATCGTCAAGGCCAACCGCAAATACACCAAGGCCTCCATCAAGAAGCTGTTCGAACACGGCATCAAAACCGTTCCGGTTGCCGCAGACGGCGTCATCGGCCGTTATGCGTCGGCGGACGTTATCGACCCGGCCACCGGCGAGATCCTCGTGGAGTGCAACGAGGAAGTGACCGCCGCTAAATTCGACGAGATCGTGGCCCGGGGCGTCCGTAGTTTCAGTGTGCTCTTCATCGACAACCTGCACATCACCTCGTCGTTTCGCGACACCCTGCTGATCGACAAGGTGAGCAGCACCGATGAAGCTTTGATCGAAATATACCGCCGCCTGCGTCCGGGCGATCCCCCAACCCTGAAGAGCTCCCTGGCGCTGTTCGACAACCTGTTCTTCAACCCGGAACGGTACGATCTGTCCGCCGTGGGGCGCCTCAAGCTGAATTACAAGCTTGGTCTGAAGGTGTGGCCGGATTGTACGGTGCTCAACGCCCCGAGCATGCTTGCCGTGGAGGACTTCCTGAACCCCCAGGAGCTCGTGTCCCGTCTTGTCAAGGGCGAAGACCAGTTCTCCCAGTACCTGATGATGAAACTCCCCGCGGAACTGGTCAAGACCCTCAAGAAGTGCGACCTCTCCCAGCCCGTTCCCGAAAAGTTGGTGGAGCAGTTGGTTCAGGAGTTCAACAACCTCTTCAAGGACCACGACTTCTTCCAGAAGGATGTTTTCGCCCCTCTACCCCTCGGCGCAGCGACCGTCAAGCTGTCCGAACTGATCGATCAGGGCGTGTTTGACGAGAATCGCCGTGCCATCGAGATCCTGCGCCGCAACCGGATGCTCTTCGAGGATCTGTACGCCGACCTTATCGCAGCGTCGTCCAAGAATGACATCCTGGAGATCGTCCGTTACCTGATCGACCTGAAAAACGGCCGCGGTACCATCGACGACATCGACCACCTGGGCAACCGCCGCGTGCGCGCCGTGGGCGAACTCCTGGAGAACCAGTACCGCATCGGTCTGGTGCGCATGGAACGCGCCATCAAGGAGCGCATGAGTCTGCAAGAGGTGGAAAACCTCATGCCCCACGACCTGATCAACTCCAAACCGGTTTCGGCCGTGGTCAAGGAGTTCTTCGGTTCGTCCCAGCTCTCCCAGTTCATGGACCAGACGAACCCGCTGTCCGAGGTTACCCACAAGCGCCGTCTTTCGGCCCTGGGACCCGGCGGCCTGACCCGTGAGCGCGCCGGCTTCGAAGTCCGCGACGTTCACCCGACCCACTACGGCCGCGTCTGCCCGATCGAAACGCCTGAAGGTCCGAACATCGGCCTGATCGCGTCCCTCTCCACCTATGCCCGCATCAACGAGCACGGCTTCGTGGAAACCCCGTACCGCATCGTCGAGGACGGCAAGCTGACCAGCGACGTCCGTTTCTTCTCCGCCCTGGAGGAGGAGGGGCATGCCATCGCCCAGGCCAACGCCGAGGTGGACAAGAACGGCCGCTTCGTCAACGACTATGTCACGGCCCGTAAGAGCGGCGAGTTCATCCTGGTGCATCGGGAAGAGATCGAGCTGATGGACGTGGCTCCCAAACAGTTGGTGTCGGTCGCCGCCGCGTTGATTCCGTTTCTGGAAAACGACGACGCCAACCGCGCCCTGATGGGTTCCAACATGCAGCGTCAGGCAGTGCCCCTGCTGCGGGCCGATTCTCCCCTGGTCGGCACCGGCATGGAACGGATCGTGGCCAAGGACTCCGGGGTCTCCGTCATTGCCCGCCATAAGGGTGAGGTGGAATCGGTCGACGCCTCCCGCATCGTCATCAAGATCGACGACGATGAGCTCGATGAAACCGGCACCGGTGTCGATATCTACAATATGATCAAGTTTGCCCGCTCCAACCAGAACACCTGCATCAACAACAGGCCGGTGGTCAAGGTGGGGGATAAGATCAAACGTGGCGACGTCATCGCCGACGGCCCTTCCACCGACATGGGCGAGCTGGCCTTGGGGCAGAACATCGTCGTGGCGTTCATGCCGTGGGGCGGCTACAACTACGAAGACTCCATCCTGGTCTCCGAAAAGATGGTGAAAGAGGACCGCTACACCTCGATCCACATTGAAGAGTTCGAGTGCGTCGCCCGCGATACCAAGCTGGGCAAGGAGGAGATCACCTCCGATATCCCCAACCTGGGTGAAGAAACCCTCAAGGATCTGGACGAATCCGGCATTATCCGCATTGGTGCCGAGGTGCGGCCGGGCGACATCCTGGTGGGCAAGATCACCCCCAAGGGCGAAACCCAGCTCTCTCCCGAGGAAAAGTTGCTGCGCGCCATCTTCGGCGAAAAGGCGGGCGATGTCCGCGACACCTCCCTGACCGTACCCCCGGGGGTGGAAGGAACCGTCATCGGTGCCAAGATCTTCTCCCGCAAGGGGAACGACAAGGACGCCCGTACCGAACTGATCGAGAAGGCGGAGGAAAACAAGCTCCGCAAGGATGAACAGGACGAGATCCGCATCATCCGCGATTCGGCCGTCGGCAAGCTCAAACGCCTCCTGGTGGGCAAGACCCTGGCGGTCAAGCTTGAAGACGGGGAGGGGATGCTGATCCTGGCCAAGGGCAAGAAGATCACCGAAGAGACCCTCGACGGCGTGGCAATGGAACGCTGGGCAGGCATCTCCGTCAGCGACGAAGGGGATACGGATGAGAAGGTAAGCCAGGTGCTGGATACCTTGAACCGCCAGATCGACCTGATTCACAACGTCTTTGACGATAAGATCCAGAAGCTCAAACGTGGCGACGACCTGCCGCCGGGCGTGATCAAGATGGTCAAGGTCTACATCGCCATCAAGCGCAAGCTGCAGGTCGGCGACAAGATGGCCGGTCGCCACGGTAACAAGGGTGTCGTTTCCCGCATCCTGCCTGAAGAGGATATGCCGTATATGGAAGACGGCCGGCCGGTGGAGATCGTTCTCAACCCGCTGGGCGTTCCTTCCCGTATGAACGTCGGCCAGATCATCGAAACCCACCTGGGATGGGCAGCCAAGGGAATCGGCTGGAAGATTGAGGAGATGCTCCAGAAACACCTCTCCGAGGACAATCTGAAGGCATATCTCAAGGACGCGTACGACGACGCGGATTTCACCCACTTCATCGATACCCTTGACCAGGAGGAGTTGCTGAAGGTCTGCCGCCGCCTCCAGCGGGGGATCCCCATGGCGTCGCCGGTCTTCGAGGGCGCTTCGGAGAATAAGATCAAGGGGATGCTGAAAAAGGCCGGGTTCCATTCTTCCGGCCAGGTAACACTCTTCGACGGCCGCACCGGCGACCCGTTCAAGCATAAGGTAACCGTCGGCGTGATGTACTTCCTCAAGCTGCATCACTTGGTTGACGACAAGATCCACGCCCGGTCCATCGGACCCTACAGTCTGGTTACCCAGCAACCGCTGGGCGGCAAGGCTCAGTTCGGCGGGCAGAGGCTGGGCGAGATGGAGGTCTGGGCAATGGAGGCCTACGGCGCTTCCTATGCGCTCCAGGAATTCCTTACGGTCAAGTCGGATGATGTCTCCGGCCGCACGCGGATGTATGAAGCCATCGTCAAGGGCAAACACACCCTTGAACCGGGCTTGCCGGAATCCTTCAACGTCCTCATCAAGGAACTCCAATCCCTCTGTCTTGACGTGGAACTGCTTGAAGGGGACGAGGAATAA